The Paenibacillus tianjinensis genome has a window encoding:
- a CDS encoding phosphate ABC transporter substrate-binding protein, whose product MQFRKSWIMALALTSVVALSACGNNGNNAATNNGGNNAAATNTPTESSSGSELSGSILASGSTALQPLVEQVAESFMDANNGVDIQVQGGGSGTGLTQVAEKQVDIGNSDVFAEEKLKDADAEKAKALVDHQVAVVAIAAVSNPDAGVDSLTKQQLVDIFTGKITNWKDVGGKDQAIQIINRPSSSGTRATFENFALGTKTEDLQGSVQEDSSGTVKKMIGETPGAIGYLALSYLDDTVKTLNYDGVEPSVDNVISGKYPVWAYEHMYTNGEPNETVKAFLDYMLTDEVQNGDVVDLGYIPANKMQVSRDVEGNVTTK is encoded by the coding sequence ATGCAATTCAGAAAATCGTGGATCATGGCTTTGGCATTAACAAGCGTAGTGGCACTTTCGGCATGCGGCAACAACGGAAATAATGCGGCAACTAATAACGGGGGCAATAACGCAGCTGCGACAAATACACCTACAGAAAGCAGCAGCGGAAGTGAATTAAGCGGATCGATTCTGGCTTCGGGCTCTACAGCTCTGCAGCCGCTCGTTGAACAAGTAGCAGAAAGCTTCATGGACGCAAATAACGGCGTTGACATTCAGGTTCAAGGCGGAGGAAGCGGCACCGGATTGACACAGGTTGCTGAGAAACAAGTGGATATCGGAAACTCCGATGTGTTTGCAGAAGAGAAGCTGAAGGATGCCGATGCTGAAAAAGCAAAGGCACTGGTTGACCATCAGGTAGCAGTTGTGGCTATCGCCGCTGTATCCAACCCGGATGCAGGTGTAGACAGCTTGACCAAGCAGCAGCTCGTTGACATTTTCACAGGAAAAATCACGAACTGGAAAGATGTAGGCGGTAAGGATCAGGCGATCCAAATCATTAACCGTCCAAGCAGCTCCGGTACCCGTGCAACATTCGAAAACTTTGCGCTTGGAACCAAAACGGAAGACCTTCAAGGCTCTGTGCAAGAGGATTCCTCCGGTACAGTTAAGAAAATGATCGGTGAAACTCCGGGGGCAATCGGTTACCTGGCTCTGTCCTACCTTGACGATACCGTAAAAACCTTGAACTATGATGGTGTTGAACCTTCTGTAGACAATGTAATCAGCGGTAAATATCCGGTATGGGCTTACGAGCACATGTACACTAACGGTGAGCCTAATGAAACTGTAAAAGCATTCCTTGATTACATGCTTACTGATGAAGTACAAAACGGCGACGTTGTAGACCTTGGCTACATTCCAGCAAATAAAATGCAGGTTTCCCGTGATGTAGAAGGCAACGTAACTACGAAATAA
- a CDS encoding LysR family transcriptional regulator: protein MNITKLQIVVLIEKYKKVTDVASEMGLKQPTVTFHMKSLESELGTSLFQYRSGRVLLTDAGRALYQYAVRIVTLAVEAERSVKQFSSLTSGNLELEASYIPGTYVLPKLLSQFINLHPGIDTSLKVQSDLQLRDRLRSREIQMAVLHLAGSGDDSFHTKRMADDEVVLIFAPGHPFAQSVELTAELLALEPWIQHEPASYLGETAEKWAQANGVRLWNHAVVNSPEAHKRMVSEGGSVGVFSKSGIEAELALGSLRYAPLPGNQADHGGFVLAWRKDHTLTPLQQAFIDLAGESGSAD, encoded by the coding sequence ATGAATATAACCAAACTACAAATCGTTGTTCTGATAGAAAAATATAAAAAGGTAACGGATGTGGCTTCTGAAATGGGCTTAAAGCAGCCGACGGTAACCTTTCATATGAAGAGTCTGGAAAGCGAACTGGGAACCTCACTTTTTCAATACCGCAGCGGCCGTGTACTATTGACCGATGCTGGACGTGCACTGTATCAGTATGCCGTAAGGATCGTCACCCTGGCTGTTGAAGCAGAGCGCAGTGTTAAGCAGTTCTCTTCGCTTACATCAGGAAATCTGGAGCTGGAAGCTTCTTATATTCCTGGTACATATGTTTTGCCAAAACTGCTCTCACAATTCATTAATCTGCATCCGGGCATCGATACCTCATTAAAGGTACAAAGCGACCTTCAATTGCGGGATCGGCTGCGGAGCCGGGAAATCCAGATGGCTGTCCTGCATCTGGCGGGTAGCGGCGATGATTCTTTTCATACCAAGCGTATGGCTGACGATGAGGTAGTACTTATCTTTGCACCGGGACATCCTTTTGCACAATCTGTGGAATTAACAGCAGAGCTTCTGGCGCTAGAGCCATGGATTCAACATGAACCAGCTTCTTATTTGGGGGAGACGGCTGAGAAATGGGCACAGGCTAATGGTGTTCGGTTATGGAATCATGCTGTGGTGAATTCTCCGGAAGCACATAAAAGGATGGTTAGTGAAGGAGGCTCCGTGGGGGTATTCTCCAAGTCGGGGATCGAAGCGGAGTTGGCGCTGGGGAGTCTGCGTTATGCCCCCCTTCCGGGCAATCAGGCAGACCATGGCGGGTTTGTGCTGGCTTGGCGTAAAGACCATACGCTGACCCCCCTGCAGCAGGCATTTATAGATCTCGCCGGGGAAAGCGGCTCCGCTGATTAA
- a CDS encoding class I SAM-dependent methyltransferase — protein sequence MNDHDLNQPAAASSSEETWNEDTYTAWTSRFGTPAEAAAKLAKDPQGRLFPLNAYFGEVSGKKIMNLMGSNGMKAVALSLLGAEVSVADFSEANARYATELAEEAGVKLTYIISDVLKLPEEVLDSSYDLVFAEMGIVHYFTDLRPFMDTVYQLLAPGGRFVLRDFHPVTTKLITSKGSTAKVRKHRVDGDYFDTTLEEKRVSYSKYLPATGQEPGSEPKHSVVYWRRWTLGELVTAAARSGLIIRELAEEPNLSSDVYDKGIPKTFTLVAEKD from the coding sequence ATGAATGATCATGATTTGAACCAGCCGGCAGCGGCTTCTTCCAGTGAGGAGACATGGAACGAAGATACGTATACGGCCTGGACCAGCCGTTTCGGCACACCTGCGGAAGCTGCCGCAAAGCTGGCGAAAGACCCTCAGGGCAGATTATTTCCGCTAAATGCTTACTTTGGAGAGGTTAGCGGGAAAAAGATTATGAACCTCATGGGTTCGAACGGCATGAAAGCTGTGGCACTCAGCCTGCTTGGAGCAGAGGTGAGTGTAGCAGATTTCTCTGAAGCCAATGCTCGTTATGCAACTGAACTTGCGGAGGAAGCAGGCGTGAAGCTTACGTATATCATATCTGATGTTCTGAAGCTGCCAGAAGAAGTATTGGATAGCTCATATGACCTTGTGTTTGCCGAGATGGGGATTGTCCATTATTTTACCGATCTTAGACCATTTATGGACACTGTTTATCAGCTGCTGGCTCCCGGGGGGCGGTTCGTGCTGCGGGATTTCCATCCGGTTACGACCAAGCTGATCACCTCGAAGGGATCGACGGCCAAAGTTCGTAAGCATAGGGTGGACGGTGATTATTTCGACACGACTTTGGAGGAGAAGAGGGTATCCTATTCCAAATATCTGCCTGCTACAGGGCAGGAGCCTGGAAGTGAACCAAAGCACAGTGTAGTTTATTGGCGGCGCTGGACATTAGGGGAGCTTGTGACAGCGGCAGCACGCAGCGGACTTATTATCCGTGAGTTGGCAGAAGAGCCGAACCTGTCGTCAGACGTGTATGACAAGGGCATTCCGAAGACCTTTACCTTGGTTGCTGAGAAAGACTAA
- a CDS encoding DMT family transporter — MNGKKPPVPVPLLMLIGIVAISFSSIFIKWSSAPASVQGMYRLLFTSLLMLPFARPYSGAAFSLRRKDWLLLGFSGMMLALHFLLWMGSLKFTSVASSTMIMALEPVFIMIGCYVLYKEKSTLSAIAGLGIAIFGTVFIGWGDIGLSPDNVKGDLLSIGGTAAVAVHMMVGQRLVSRMPSYLYSLIVFISASIVFAVYNVLAGIPFFDYPPKEWGIFVLLAVVPTVFGHILFNWLMQYVSATTVSMNILGEPVGASILAFLLLGEKLNGLQWTGGLLVMAGLAVYLYAGRKKTLGIEDSLPRSIVSS; from the coding sequence GTGAATGGTAAAAAACCGCCCGTTCCGGTTCCGCTATTAATGCTGATTGGAATTGTGGCCATCTCTTTTTCGTCCATTTTTATTAAATGGTCCTCGGCTCCGGCCTCTGTTCAAGGCATGTACCGGTTGTTGTTCACTTCACTGCTGATGCTGCCGTTTGCCCGGCCTTACAGTGGAGCAGCTTTTTCCTTGCGGCGTAAAGACTGGCTGCTGCTCGGATTCTCCGGAATGATGCTCGCCTTGCATTTTTTACTGTGGATGGGCTCGCTCAAATTCACTTCCGTGGCCAGCTCAACGATGATAATGGCACTGGAACCCGTTTTTATAATGATTGGGTGCTATGTGCTGTATAAAGAAAAAAGCACACTTTCTGCGATTGCTGGTCTTGGTATTGCGATCTTCGGAACCGTATTTATCGGCTGGGGTGATATTGGACTGTCTCCTGATAATGTAAAAGGTGATCTGTTGTCCATTGGCGGAACTGCCGCTGTTGCGGTACATATGATGGTTGGCCAGCGTCTTGTTTCCCGAATGCCGTCTTATTTGTACAGCCTAATTGTCTTTATCTCCGCATCTATAGTATTCGCAGTTTATAATGTGCTGGCCGGTATTCCGTTCTTTGATTATCCGCCAAAAGAGTGGGGGATTTTCGTTCTGCTGGCTGTGGTGCCGACTGTCTTTGGCCACATTTTGTTTAACTGGCTGATGCAGTATGTATCGGCTACAACAGTCTCGATGAATATACTCGGGGAACCCGTTGGGGCGAGTATTCTGGCTTTCCTGCTGCTTGGAGAGAAGCTGAACGGACTGCAATGGACCGGGGGTTTGCTTGTAATGGCTGGACTGGCAGTCTACTTATATGCAGGACGCAAAAAAACACTGGGGATTGAAGACTCTCTTCCGAGAAGCATCGTAAGCAGCTGA
- a CDS encoding zinc-dependent alcohol dehydrogenase produces the protein MKAVTYQGKRKVEVKEVADAKLEKKDDIIVRITSTAICGSDLHIYNGEIPGMHDDYVIGHEPMGIVEDVGPEVTKVKKGDRVIVPFNVACGQCYFCQHEMESQCDHSNEAKDTGGFLGYSDTYGGYAGGQAELLRVPYGNFGPFVVPEDAEMEDEKLLFLSDIVPTAWWGVESAGVKPGDTVIVLGCGPVGLLTQKFAWMKGASRVIAVDHVPYRLQHAKQTNNVEIFNFEKVKDIEAHLKEITRGGADVVIDCVGLDAKKTVAEKVETALMLQGGSLGAFRIAAQVVRKFGTIQLVGVYGLNYNLFPLGQLFERNISLKMGQAPVIHYMPTLYKMIKENKFDPTDIITHRLPISRAEHGYQVFQEKEEDCIKVILKP, from the coding sequence ATGAAGGCAGTAACTTATCAAGGGAAAAGGAAAGTCGAAGTCAAAGAAGTAGCCGACGCTAAGCTGGAGAAAAAGGACGATATTATTGTACGTATCACCTCTACCGCAATTTGCGGCTCCGACCTGCATATTTATAACGGCGAAATTCCGGGCATGCATGATGATTATGTTATCGGGCATGAGCCAATGGGGATTGTCGAAGATGTAGGACCGGAGGTCACTAAGGTAAAAAAAGGCGACCGTGTAATCGTCCCTTTTAACGTAGCCTGCGGACAATGTTATTTCTGCCAGCATGAGATGGAAAGTCAGTGCGATCATTCGAATGAGGCTAAGGACACCGGAGGATTCCTCGGTTATTCGGATACGTACGGAGGTTATGCCGGAGGCCAAGCAGAATTGCTTAGAGTGCCTTATGGCAACTTCGGACCGTTCGTGGTGCCGGAGGATGCCGAGATGGAGGATGAGAAGCTGCTCTTCCTCTCTGACATAGTACCTACCGCCTGGTGGGGGGTTGAAAGTGCCGGTGTGAAGCCCGGAGATACGGTAATTGTCCTGGGCTGCGGCCCGGTCGGCCTGCTGACCCAGAAGTTCGCCTGGATGAAGGGAGCTTCCCGTGTGATCGCCGTTGATCATGTCCCGTACCGTCTGCAGCACGCCAAACAGACAAATAATGTGGAGATTTTTAATTTTGAAAAAGTCAAGGACATCGAGGCGCATCTCAAGGAGATTACCCGCGGCGGAGCGGATGTAGTCATTGACTGTGTAGGGTTGGATGCTAAAAAGACAGTAGCGGAAAAGGTGGAGACAGCCTTGATGCTCCAGGGTGGTTCGCTTGGGGCTTTCCGGATCGCGGCTCAGGTAGTCCGTAAATTTGGGACGATCCAGTTAGTCGGGGTGTATGGCCTCAACTATAATCTGTTCCCGCTGGGCCAGCTTTTTGAACGCAATATTTCACTGAAAATGGGGCAGGCGCCAGTGATTCACTACATGCCGACCCTCTACAAGATGATTAAGGAGAATAAGTTTGATCCTACTGACATCATCACCCACCGGCTGCCGATCAGCAGAGCGGAGCATGGCTACCAGGTGTTTCAAGAGAAAGAAGAGGATTGTATCAAGGTGATTCTTAAGCCTTAG